TCATTGGAATCCACCATCACCACCAAATACTCACTTCTCCGTCAGATTCCCGCCGGTCGCGAAATCGTATTTCGAGGTGGATCCCGTCGAGAATTTGAGGCTGCAAAAGGTGGCCGAAAACTTGCCGCTGGGAAGGGCCTCCACCCGCACGGTGTCGCCTGTTAGTGCCATGTACATCTGGGGTCCAAACTGCCCATTGATCATCACTTCCGAAGCTTTGATCCAATTCGCTTCCCGCCCGACGGTGGTGTAGATGCCGGGCGCGGGGGTCTTGAGGAACTCCAAGCTGACATCGGCATGCAGGGAATTGGCGGTCATGGTGAAATTGCCGTGCGTGTTGCTTCGCGTGCTGGTGGTCACCGCGTAGAACTGGTAGTGTTCGCGGAGGTAGTCGATCGTGTTGATCTCCGGGCTGCATGTGCCGGGATTGAAGGTCAGTGCCGTGGTGGTGAACTTGTGTTCGGGCCCGTAGGCGGTCCCGGCAGAATTTGTCGCGTAGGATCGGATGTAATAGGTGGTTCCTGGCGTGAGTCCCTGCATCTCCAGGGTGAACGGACTGTTTCCGGATCCTAGATCGCTTTCCGTGTCTTCCATGCTCCGAGTGTTCACCACCGGCCGAGGCTTTGGGCTGAGGATCATCCCTTTGTGGAGGATGGGCGAGCCGCCTTCGGAGACGATCTCCCCGCCGCTTTTCACGGTGCTGCGGGTGATCAAGGTCAGCGGGAGGGTCGTCACGGTGGGCAAGCCGTTCACCGAGCCTTCGGCAGGTCCGACGATCGAATCGGTGGGTGGCAGGACCGGCTGGACGGTAACGACTGGCGTTTTGGCGGTGTCTTTGGCTGCCTTGGTCGTATCCTTGGCGACCTTGGAAGTGTCGATCGGAGCGGAAGATGTGGGGTCCACGGCTTTGCTGGCTTCGCAGCCGAGGCTAAGAAGCGAGAATCCGGCGATCAAAAGGAAAGAGGCGTGACGGGGCATTCTGGTATACCTGCTGGCGAGAGGGGCGATCCGGTTTGGATGGCGCTTGTCAAAGATACCTCGGTCTTGCCTACCACTCGAGCGAGGGCTGAAGGCTCGTTCAAATTGGAATGAAAAGACAGAATCTGGCGCGACTTGCATCGGTGCATCGCTTGCCGGAAAGGACGTCTTCTTGTGTCGAGGGCGAGATGGAGTTAGGAGCCAAATGGTATTTCCCTTCCTGTATTGATTTGACCGTCAATGGCTTGAAAATGGCTACGCATTGTCGCCAAAATGACAATTGAGTCCTGCGGAAATGGCAATGGCCATTCCAATCATGTTTCGAAATCACCAATATGGGCATTGGTGCCGTTTTTGCGTGCACGACTGGGCTAACCTTCTGGCCGCGCAAAGCTCTCTGCAATAAAAACAGATTCCAGGATCCCATGATGAAACGATTTCTACTCATCCCGCTCTGCTTGGCCGTTTTCGCCATGGGTCTGCTGGGTTCGTGCGAGAGCTCCGGCGGTGACAGTTCGACAAATTCCGACGGAGAATCGGACGTTCGCTCATCCTCGACGAACCCTTGGAACAGTTCGGTCAGCTATGGCGTCCTGAGCTATGGCGGACAGGCGTACAAGACGGTGACAATCGGCACGCAGACGTGGATGGCGGAGAACCTGAGCTACAAGGTGGACAGTTCGTTTTGTTACGCAAATTCTGTGGACTCGTGCAAGAAGTATGGGCGATTGTATCAGTGGGCTGCGGTGATGGGGCTGGATGCGAGCTACAACTCCAAAGTATGGAGCGGAACCCTGCCGCGACAGGGGATTTGTCCGTCTGGCTGGCACGTTCCGAGTGATGCCGAGTGGAATACCCTCGTGACCTTCATTGGCGGCGATTCGAAAGCAGGCGCGAAGCTCAAATCCAACACAGGCTGGGAATATGTGGGCATTCAAGGCAACGGGCTGGATTCCTACGGCTTTCGCGCGCTCCCTGCGGGGTACCGCCTTGGCGCTGGCAGCAACTCAGTGGGCTACGCCACCGGTTTCTGGAGCTCGTCAGAGATCGCTGCAACCGTTGTCCGGTATCGCATTCTGAACGGTGGTTACGAATCCATGATTCGCGATGATGTCACCGGCGTTAAGAGGGGTGGTGTAAGTGTTCGCTGCATCAAAGATTAACCAACACGTCTTGGTTGAACAGCCCACTTGCTTCCATCTCATTGCGTCAGTCAACCGATTTGCCTGTGAATTTGAAATCTCTTGAATGTCCAGGAGCCCACGATGAGTCGATTTTCCCATACCCCCCTCTGCATGGCGTTGCTCACACTCAGCTTGTTGAGTTCCTGCGACAGCGGCAGCGCCAACAGTCCGACAAATACTGACAATGGAGCCGGGGCTGCTACCGGAAGCGTGGCTGCTCCGACATTCAGTCCGGCGGGGGGCACGTACACCGATGCCCAGTCGGTGACAATTTCCAGCGCCACCGAGGGAGCGACCATCTACTACTCCTTCCGCGCCATTCCGACGACGAACTCCTCGCAATACACAGAAGCAATCACGGTGAGCGCGTCCAAGACCATCATCGCGATCGCGGTGAAGAACGGCACGAAAAGCGCGCCAAGCTACGCGACGTACACCGTTAAAACGAGCGGAGGTGCATCCGATCCGATTCCGTGGAATTCGACGATCACCTACGGTTCGTTGACAGACTCTCGCGACAGCAAGGTGTACAAAACCGTGAAGATCGGGTCGCAAACTTGGATGGCGGAAAACCTGAACTACCAGGTGGATGGTTCGTGGTGCTATGCCAACAAGCCAGAATCTTGCATCAAATACGGGCGCTTGTACTCGTGGTCCGCGACGATGGGTCTGGACACCGTCTACAACTCCACCAACTGGAACGGAGCCTCGCCGCAGCAGGGGAATTGTCCTAGCGGATGGCACGTCCCAAGCGATGCGGAGTGGACGGTTCTCAAGAATTACGCGGGCGGCGATTCCACCGCAGGCATGAAATTGAAATCCACCAGTGGCTGGGATTACAGCAGCGACGGTACGGATAATTACGGCTTCCGCGCCCAGCCGGCGGGTCTCGGTTTGGTTGGTCATTTCGATGGGTTGGGCAGATTCGTCGGCTTCTGGAGTTCTTCGGAGAACGGTGCGAGCAAGGCGGGGAGCTGTGGCATGCTTGCGGGTTTCGACGCATTTCTCTGCGAAAACACCAACAGCAAGGTGGGCGGTTTGAGTGTCCGCTGCATCGAAGGGGCCGGGACACCTCCTCCTCCAGCCATGGTTGCCGCCCCAACGTTCAGCGTGACTGGGGGCACCTATTCCGACCGGCAATTGGTGACGCTCAGCTCCTCGACCGACGGCTCGATCATCTATTTCACCACGGACGGAAGTACCCCGACGACTTCATCGAAACGATACAACTCGCCCATCGAAGTGGATTCGACGAAGACATTGAATGCGATCGCGACCAAATCCGGCATGACGACGAGTGCTGTTCGCACATCCGTGTACACGATCAAGTTGGGGCCGGTGGCACAGCCCACCTTCAGCCCAGCCTCCGGGACCTATGCATCTGCGCAGAACGTGACGCTCAGCTCCACGACCATCGGTTCGACCATCTATTTCACGACGGATGGCACCACTCCCACGACGTCATCGACCAAATACACATCCCCCATCGAGGTGAACTTGACGCTTCCCCTGAAAGCGATTGCCGTGAAGGAAGGGCGCGCGACAAGTTCTGTCAGCTATGTTGTTTTTACGATTGAATCTAGAGGAAATTCTTCCGAGCCGATTCCATGGAATAAGGCCATAAACTATGGCGTTTTGACGGATGCGCGAGATGGGCGGGTGTACAAGACGGTGGCAATCGGCGCGCAGACTTGGATGGCGGAGAATCTGAACTTCAAGGTGGACAGTTCGTGGTGCCCCATGAACAGCGAAGACTCCTGTGGCAAGTACGGTCGCCTCTACCAATGGGCTGCCGCGATGGGATTGGATACCATATACAACAACAAATTCTGGCGTGGAACGCTGCCCCGACAGGGCGTCTGCCCCACTGGGTGGCATGTTCCTTCCGACGCTGAGTGGACGAAGCTTACGGACACGCTCTTCAAGATCCTTGGTTCAAATGATGGGAATA
This DNA window, taken from Fibrobacterota bacterium, encodes the following:
- a CDS encoding fibrobacter succinogenes major paralogous domain-containing protein — encoded protein: MGIGAVFACTTGLTFWPRKALCNKNRFQDPMMKRFLLIPLCLAVFAMGLLGSCESSGGDSSTNSDGESDVRSSSTNPWNSSVSYGVLSYGGQAYKTVTIGTQTWMAENLSYKVDSSFCYANSVDSCKKYGRLYQWAAVMGLDASYNSKVWSGTLPRQGICPSGWHVPSDAEWNTLVTFIGGDSKAGAKLKSNTGWEYVGIQGNGLDSYGFRALPAGYRLGAGSNSVGYATGFWSSSEIAATVVRYRILNGGYESMIRDDVTGVKRGGVSVRCIKD
- a CDS encoding chitobiase/beta-hexosaminidase C-terminal domain-containing protein — translated: MSRFSHTPLCMALLTLSLLSSCDSGSANSPTNTDNGAGAATGSVAAPTFSPAGGTYTDAQSVTISSATEGATIYYSFRAIPTTNSSQYTEAITVSASKTIIAIAVKNGTKSAPSYATYTVKTSGGASDPIPWNSTITYGSLTDSRDSKVYKTVKIGSQTWMAENLNYQVDGSWCYANKPESCIKYGRLYSWSATMGLDTVYNSTNWNGASPQQGNCPSGWHVPSDAEWTVLKNYAGGDSTAGMKLKSTSGWDYSSDGTDNYGFRAQPAGLGLVGHFDGLGRFVGFWSSSENGASKAGSCGMLAGFDAFLCENTNSKVGGLSVRCIEGAGTPPPPAMVAAPTFSVTGGTYSDRQLVTLSSSTDGSIIYFTTDGSTPTTSSKRYNSPIEVDSTKTLNAIATKSGMTTSAVRTSVYTIKLGPVAQPTFSPASGTYASAQNVTLSSTTIGSTIYFTTDGTTPTTSSTKYTSPIEVNLTLPLKAIAVKEGRATSSVSYVVFTIESRGNSSEPIPWNKAINYGVLTDARDGRVYKTVAIGAQTWMAENLNFKVDSSWCPMNSEDSCGKYGRLYQWAAAMGLDTIYNNKFWRGTLPRQGVCPTGWHVPSDAEWTKLTDTLFKILGSNDGNTVLKSVGGWPIRSGVDYYGFRVLPAGARNPDGSTPVVGIVAMFWSSSEPDSYGPWMRSFSDGYAALERTNYTSKPMGYSLRCLEN